The proteins below are encoded in one region of Clostridium fermenticellae:
- a CDS encoding polyprenyl synthetase family protein, producing MDANGTINSIKAEIDVFLTEYFKGKGSYNKKVYEAMEYSLNAGGKRIRPLLMILTYMLYKEDYNDIIDIASAIEMIHTYSLIHDDLPCMDNDDLRRGKPTNHKIFGEAIATLAGDGLLNEAMNIMFKHCMRDNSAINACRIISEGAGVEGMVGGQTVDILSEDKKISVEQLYYMHSKKTGALINAAILSGAVLGGAKHDHLKNLDYYGRKLGLAFQIKDDILDITGDTKTLGKKAKSDLKNNKTTFITVYGINKCVEMCNSITSECVEILDTFPGNTSKLKELTLFLLNRTK from the coding sequence ATGGATGCAAATGGAACCATAAATAGTATTAAAGCTGAGATTGACGTTTTCTTGACTGAATATTTTAAGGGAAAAGGATCTTATAATAAAAAAGTATATGAGGCTATGGAATACAGTTTGAATGCTGGTGGAAAAAGAATAAGACCTCTCTTAATGATTTTAACTTATATGCTATATAAGGAGGATTATAATGATATTATTGATATAGCGTCTGCCATTGAAATGATCCACACTTATTCTTTAATACATGATGATTTGCCTTGTATGGATAATGATGATTTAAGGAGAGGAAAACCAACTAACCATAAGATATTTGGGGAAGCCATAGCAACACTCGCAGGAGATGGACTGTTAAATGAAGCTATGAATATTATGTTCAAGCATTGTATGAGGGATAACAGTGCAATAAATGCTTGTAGAATTATCTCCGAAGGTGCTGGTGTAGAAGGAATGGTTGGCGGTCAAACAGTAGATATATTAAGTGAAGATAAAAAAATATCTGTAGAGCAGTTATATTATATGCATAGTAAAAAAACAGGAGCTTTGATAAATGCGGCAATACTCTCAGGTGCTGTACTTGGTGGAGCAAAACACGATCATCTAAAAAATTTAGACTATTATGGAAGAAAATTAGGGCTTGCATTTCAAATAAAGGACGATATTTTAGATATAACTGGTGATACAAAAACTTTAGGCAAAAAGGCAAAAAGTGACCTCAAAAATAATAAAACAACTTTTATAACAGTTTATGGTATAAATAAATGTGTTGAGATGTGTAATTCTATAACATCAGAGTGTGTAGAAATATTAGATACTTTTCCGGGTAATACATCTAAGTTAAAAGAATTGACACTATTCTTGTTAAATAGGACTAAATAA
- a CDS encoding exodeoxyribonuclease VII small subunit, producing the protein MPRKNESYESMLNKLEVIVNEMDSEKLSLEESIKKYEDGIKLYQKLYKSLSDAEGKIKILTEKSEKDFE; encoded by the coding sequence ATGCCTAGGAAAAATGAATCTTATGAGAGCATGTTAAATAAGCTTGAAGTCATTGTAAATGAAATGGATAGTGAAAAGCTTTCTCTGGAAGAAAGTATTAAAAAATATGAGGATGGCATTAAACTTTATCAGAAATTATATAAGAGCTTGAGTGATGCTGAAGGAAAGATTAAAATTCTTACTGAAAAATCAGAAAAGGATTTTGAATGA
- the xseA gene encoding exodeoxyribonuclease VII large subunit: protein MYIKTLTVSNLNSYLKKVLDNDFILANLCIKGEIYNLKFHSSGHIYFSLKDEYSKINCVMFKDSADTLNFVPENGMKVIVKGKVSVYKKEGVYQLYCNEMQREGIGELYVAFEKLKNKLSEEGLFEETHKKSIPLYSRNIGVITSPTGAAIQDIINVASRRNNKISIKLYPSLVQGKEAVKNLIEGINRLNSIDDIDVIIIARGGGSIEDLWCFNDELLARAIYNSSKPVVTGIGHEIDYTIADFVSDRRAPTPSAAAEIVVFDLNEFYNKLFSLKDFLYTKINSRLNNESNNLQITLKQLNSNSPLIYIANQYNNLDRFYELLNIKVNSRIKQEDKKLQHMKELLSVNNPLNILKKGYAVIEDKDKNIITNINTLSNTKEVSITLKDGSKSFILQSDID from the coding sequence ATGTATATAAAAACTCTAACTGTATCCAATTTAAACAGTTATTTAAAAAAAGTATTGGATAATGACTTTATACTTGCAAATTTATGTATAAAAGGTGAGATATATAATCTAAAATTTCACAGCAGCGGTCATATATATTTTTCCCTTAAAGATGAGTATAGCAAAATAAACTGTGTAATGTTTAAGGATTCAGCAGATACATTAAACTTTGTACCAGAAAACGGTATGAAAGTGATTGTAAAGGGAAAGGTATCTGTTTATAAAAAAGAAGGAGTATATCAACTCTATTGTAATGAAATGCAGAGAGAAGGTATTGGAGAACTTTATGTGGCATTTGAGAAATTAAAAAATAAATTGAGTGAAGAAGGGCTATTTGAAGAAACACATAAGAAAAGTATACCTTTATATTCAAGAAATATAGGAGTTATAACTTCTCCTACTGGTGCAGCAATACAGGATATAATAAATGTTGCTTCGAGGAGGAATAATAAGATAAGTATTAAATTGTATCCTTCATTGGTACAGGGAAAAGAAGCAGTTAAAAATTTAATAGAAGGTATAAATAGATTAAATAGCATAGATGATATAGATGTTATAATAATAGCAAGAGGCGGAGGATCTATAGAAGACTTATGGTGTTTCAATGATGAACTTCTGGCACGTGCAATATATAATTCATCTAAGCCGGTTGTTACAGGAATAGGTCATGAAATTGACTATACCATAGCGGACTTTGTGAGTGATAGAAGGGCACCAACTCCTTCGGCAGCAGCTGAGATAGTTGTGTTTGATTTAAATGAATTTTATAATAAACTTTTTAGCTTAAAAGATTTTTTGTATACAAAAATAAATTCAAGATTAAATAATGAATCTAATAATTTACAAATTACTCTTAAACAGTTAAATTCTAATAGCCCGCTTATATATATAGCAAATCAATATAATAATCTTGATAGATTTTACGAGTTACTCAATATAAAAGTAAATAGTAGAATTAAGCAAGAAGATAAGAAACTGCAGCATATGAAGGAGCTATTATCTGTAAATAATCCGCTTAATATATTAAAAAAGGGATATGCTGTAATTGAAGATAAAGATAAAAATATTATAACAAACATAAATACTCTTTCTAACACAAAAGAGGTTAGTATAACACTTAAGGATGGAAGTAAAAGTTTTATACTTCAGAGTGATATTGATTAG
- the nusB gene encoding transcription antitermination factor NusB → MNRRKSRELTMRLLFQMTINKEDFKEVIDNLKENLKVDNNESELLSNLKTDKSDEENMDLTDIDMSYVTRVLKGIQEKKGELDDGIEKCLIKWKINRISRVDLAILRICTYEFLYEDNIPKNVSINEAIELAKKYSGDKSAAFVNGILGKMIKNKE, encoded by the coding sequence ATGAATAGAAGAAAATCCAGGGAATTGACTATGAGGTTATTATTCCAAATGACTATAAATAAGGAAGATTTTAAAGAGGTAATAGATAATCTAAAGGAAAACTTAAAAGTGGACAATAATGAATCGGAGTTACTGTCTAATTTGAAAACAGATAAAAGTGATGAGGAAAATATGGATTTAACTGATATAGATATGTCGTATGTTACGCGAGTACTTAAAGGGATTCAGGAAAAAAAAGGTGAATTGGATGACGGGATAGAGAAGTGCCTTATAAAGTGGAAGATTAACAGGATATCAAGGGTGGATTTGGCTATACTTAGAATATGTACATATGAATTTTTATATGAAGACAATATACCGAAAAATGTATCCATAAATGAGGCTATAGAGCTGGCTAAAAAGTATTCTGGAGATAAATCTGCAGCTTTTGTAAATGGTATACTTGGAAAAATGATAAAAAATAAGGAGTAA
- a CDS encoding Asp23/Gls24 family envelope stress response protein, with the protein MEENLSSETNMGVVKISDEVVGVISGLATTEIKGIVGMSASLVGGITQILSGKKNLSKGVKVSVGENSAAIDLYVVVEYGVRIPDIALEVQENVKKAVESMTGLYVSAVNIHVQNVMISKSEEKAQETDE; encoded by the coding sequence ATGGAAGAAAATTTAAGCAGCGAAACTAATATGGGAGTTGTTAAGATATCCGATGAAGTAGTCGGAGTTATATCAGGTTTGGCTACAACAGAAATAAAAGGTATAGTTGGAATGAGTGCCAGTCTTGTTGGTGGAATAACCCAGATATTAAGCGGAAAGAAAAATTTATCCAAGGGTGTTAAGGTTAGTGTAGGAGAGAATAGTGCTGCTATAGATTTATATGTAGTAGTTGAATACGGTGTTAGAATTCCTGATATAGCATTAGAAGTACAGGAAAATGTTAAAAAGGCAGTTGAGTCAATGACTGGATTGTATGTTTCAGCAGTAAATATACATGTGCAAAATGTTATGATTTCAAAATCTGAGGAAAAAGCCCAAGAAACGGATGAATAA
- a CDS encoding SpoIIIAH-like family protein — MNKKQGAIIVTLLVLIVCAGVMATKLNNPLYVNGGDSTSGKSTVSFNNDKDESKSDTNKDTGENQYFDESKLTRDQKNAQTLQTLKTLIDDQNVTKSNRDEAAEKYTQLAMNTNYESKIETTLKSKGYEDVICSVEDNKARVVVKSKNKLTDKQTRDIKNVVVGISKVQDVEIETKQ; from the coding sequence GTGAATAAAAAACAAGGAGCTATTATTGTTACTCTTTTGGTACTTATTGTGTGTGCAGGGGTTATGGCAACTAAACTCAATAATCCTCTGTATGTAAATGGAGGAGACAGTACAAGTGGCAAGAGCACGGTATCATTTAATAATGATAAGGACGAGAGTAAGAGTGATACGAATAAGGATACTGGTGAAAACCAATATTTCGATGAATCAAAATTGACTCGTGATCAAAAAAATGCACAAACTCTTCAAACTTTAAAAACATTAATTGATGATCAGAATGTTACAAAAAGTAATAGAGATGAGGCAGCAGAAAAGTATACTCAATTAGCTATGAATACAAATTATGAATCTAAAATAGAGACTACTTTGAAGAGTAAAGGTTATGAGGATGTAATTTGTTCTGTTGAGGACAATAAAGCTAGAGTGGTTGTAAAATCCAAAAATAAACTTACAGATAAACAAACAAGAGATATAAAAAATGTCGTTGTTGGAATATCGAAAGTGCAGGATGTAGAAATAGAGACTAAGCAATAA
- the spoIIIAG gene encoding stage III sporulation protein AG, giving the protein MNLKNILDKTIKSIKNNQSNKKNSTNLLILFLSGILIVIAASFFKSSSISEITGSSSENNNKNQVQKQSTESTGENSEDYETSIQNKLKSTLQSIEGVGKVDVMVSFEGSEEQVPAVNVNDSTNTTEEKDTTGGVRNSVQKNNGSTVVITNNDGKSEPLILKKYKPKVEGVCVVAEGAENDLTQLRITKAVMDLFNLPQDKVNVYPMKK; this is encoded by the coding sequence ATGAACCTTAAAAATATTCTAGATAAGACTATTAAATCTATCAAAAATAATCAGTCAAATAAGAAAAATTCTACAAATCTACTGATATTATTTTTATCTGGAATACTTATAGTCATAGCAGCTAGTTTTTTTAAATCAAGCAGTATTTCAGAAATTACGGGAAGTAGTTCTGAGAACAATAACAAAAATCAAGTTCAAAAGCAGAGCACAGAGTCGACAGGTGAAAATTCTGAAGATTATGAAACATCCATTCAGAACAAACTAAAAAGTACCTTGCAAAGTATAGAAGGTGTTGGAAAAGTAGATGTAATGGTAAGTTTTGAAGGTAGTGAAGAGCAGGTGCCAGCAGTAAATGTAAATGATTCTACTAATACTACAGAAGAAAAAGATACTACTGGTGGTGTAAGAAATTCAGTTCAAAAGAATAATGGAAGTACTGTTGTAATTACGAATAATGACGGCAAGTCTGAACCACTCATATTGAAAAAATATAAGCCTAAAGTTGAAGGTGTATGTGTAGTCGCTGAAGGAGCCGAAAATGATCTTACACAGCTTAGAATAACTAAAGCTGTAATGGATTTGTTTAATCTGCCTCAGGATAAAGTTAATGTTTATCCTATGAAAAAGTAG
- the spoIIIAF gene encoding stage III sporulation protein AF, with product MIQALRNWIITICTAVFFITAVEMILPDNSLKKYAKFVLGLIMITVFINPVIKLFNNDINIDSYVNTAVQNFDSDNYKSDFNEYKQKSINEMMENFKLNLQNSCEEKLKEKYPNQTYKINVDACMDNDNEKVTIKDLKVGVKDGSVEKIKNISINIGSKSVESKTSDGKIDQNKAAEIKKYLSDELNISTNVIQVYKI from the coding sequence GTGATTCAAGCACTTAGAAATTGGATTATAACTATATGCACAGCAGTATTTTTTATTACGGCAGTGGAAATGATACTCCCGGATAATAGCCTCAAAAAATATGCTAAATTCGTACTTGGTTTAATTATGATTACTGTTTTTATAAATCCTGTAATTAAATTATTTAATAATGATATTAATATAGATTCATATGTTAACACTGCTGTTCAAAATTTTGATAGTGACAATTATAAAAGTGATTTTAATGAATATAAACAGAAAAGTATTAACGAGATGATGGAAAATTTTAAATTAAATCTGCAAAATAGCTGCGAAGAAAAACTTAAAGAGAAATATCCTAACCAGACTTATAAGATTAATGTAGATGCGTGTATGGATAATGATAATGAAAAAGTAACTATAAAAGATTTAAAGGTCGGTGTTAAAGATGGAAGTGTAGAAAAGATAAAAAATATTAGTATAAATATAGGCAGTAAATCGGTAGAGAGTAAAACATCCGATGGAAAAATAGATCAAAATAAGGCGGCAGAAATCAAGAAGTATTTAAGTGATGAATTAAATATTTCTACTAATGTAATACAGGTATATAAAATTTAA